A window of Eubalaena glacialis isolate mEubGla1 chromosome 11, mEubGla1.1.hap2.+ XY, whole genome shotgun sequence genomic DNA:
GAATAGAGAGTTCAGAAAGAGACCTACACATGTATAGAAACCTAATATACTGCAGAGATGGCATTGCAGATTAGTGGAGACAGGATGAATTATTCAAGAAATAtataaggacattaaaaaaaaaaaaaggtcatgaagaacctaggggcaagacaggaataaagacacagacctactagagaatggacttgaggacacggggagggggaagggtaagctgggacaaagtgagagagtggcatgggcatacatacactaccaaatgtaaaatcgatagctagtgggaagcagccgcatagcacagggagatcagctcggtggtttgtgaccacctagaggtgtgggatagggagggtgggacggagggagacacaagtgggaagagatatggggatatatgtatatgtataactgattcactttgttataaagcagaaactaacacaccactgtaaagcaactatactccaataaaggtgttaaaaaaaaaaagaaatatataaggaCATTtggaaaaagttaaaatttctttctcacaCACAAGATTCTAgatgaattaaaaatttaaatgtgaaagTCAAAACATTTAAACTTTTAGAATATATAGAAGTATGTTAATGATCTCAGGGTTTGGAAGGATTTCCAAATAACATATTATAAATACTAaccataaaaagcaaaaaaaaaaaaaaaaaaaaagaaatttaaacattaaaattaaggAGTTTAGTTCACCAAAAGACACCATGAAGTGGTTCAAAAGATAagaaatgtgagaaaaaatacaatatttaaaacatatacaaCTAACAAAGAATTAATATCcagcatatataaagaactcccatgaatcaacaagaaaaacccaaacaatctgatagagaaataaacaaatttttctttaaaagtcattttacttaagcatatgaaaaggcatCCAACGTCTTTGGTAATtagagaaataaacattaaaagcaCAATAAGATACCCAAGTGTTAACTAGAACCTGGAGCAGTAAGAACTCTCATACCCTGCAGGTGGGAGTTTAAAGTGGTTACTACTATTCTGTAACCATTTTGGTATTAATAAAGCTGAAATGTACATACTccaagacccagcaattccataaCTAGAAATATACCCTAGAAAAactatggcacatatataccagaAGACATATACAAGAACGTATTCTCTTACTCTACGGGGTCAACATTACAAATTAACTCtgaaatgtttaattaaaaatcatACAACATACTCATTATCCAAaattaacatttatggagcacatAAATATTCTCTTCATGGACTTCTTATTCATTAATTGCTAAACTCATTAATAAATATCAGTAATACCCTTTTGTAAATATAGAGATAAAACACACCTGACAGGTCAATTTTAGATATAACATGAATGACTTTTTGTTCATACTGACAGGCATATATACTTTAAACACCAAAGACTATTCCGAGCATTTATGGGAAAAAATACTTTCTGAAGATTATTTCAACTTCATCGGgattaaatgtatttaaacttTGACCCTTATTATCCTGAGTGAAAGAAATAactttagttttaatattttacttcaacagaaaataaacagaagggAACAATATGAATAAACAAGAATATGGAGAGCCTGATGTCCTGTGGTCTTCCTTAATAACAACCCATTTTCAAgagactataatctcctcaacaGAAGCTTTCTACCAAGGATCTTAATCAGATTCTGAGAAAATTCACACTCAAAATAAACAATATGCCACTAAAACCCAAACAGTGTAAGTATTAGCAGCTATACAAAAAGTTAGCTTCTGTCTAatgagtcatttttaaaatgatgaaagtctAAGTCTTTCAAGTGCTTTCTATTCAAGCTGGAAAATATATAAAGGTAGGAATCATTTACAAAGCAGGTTGagaaattttacttcattttacacatccttGTGTGACTCTATGCAAACATCAAACTAAGAATGGCAAAAATGAGTTTCTCCTCCTACATATTAATACtaactttttctttgctttctcaaGGTGTTTCGCCTTCAGCCTCCAAGTCAATAAGAAATTTAGAAGATGACATGGTATTTAAAACGCTGAGGCTGGGAAAAGCCTTTCAGAAGGAAGATACTGAAGAAAAATCAATTGTTGTTCCTTCCCTGGAGGAATATAAAAATGATGAGAGCAATTTCATGAAtgatgaggaaaacaaaaattcaaaggtAAGTGGCATTGTGACTTATCCTTTATTTCAATGGAAATTTGATTTTTATGAATCCTTTGGAAGTAAAGTCGATACTTTTATAAGCACAAGTATGTGAAAAAAGTCACAATATGCATTAGGACAACTGATCAAATTTCCTACATACCAGGTTGTTCTTCCATTCTGGAAAACATCTCTTATTCAAAAGGTTTTTATTCCCTGAAAAccttgtatctaaaatattttttttagagtCAAAACAGTATAGAGCATCTTTGATCAATAAGAATATTACACAATTGTATCATAGTTCTATTCTCAATAAGACAGCTAAAACACAAATCAACCTTTTCTTTACAGAATGCAGGTTCCAAACACAATTTCTTAAATCATGGTCTGCCACTGAATCTGGCTATAAAACCTTATCTTGCACTAAAAGGATCTGTAGCTTTTCCAGCTGAGAATGAAGTTCAAAATACTGAATCAatacaagaaaagagagaaattgcgGATGAAGAAAACTCAGCTAAATTTCCTATAGGAAGGAGAGATTTTGACAGTGAgtagtctttttaaaattcaattcttAT
This region includes:
- the PMCH gene encoding pro-MCH; amino-acid sequence: MAKMSFSSYILILTFSLLSQGVSPSASKSIRNLEDDMVFKTLRLGKAFQKEDTEEKSIVVPSLEEYKNDESNFMNDEENKNSKNAGSKHNFLNHGLPLNLAIKPYLALKGSVAFPAENEVQNTESIQEKREIADEENSAKFPIGRRDFDMLRCMLGRVYRPCWQV